TTACTCAGGGACACGAAGTCGGTTTACGGCAATCCAATCCGGTTCCCTGAGTAGGCCGTCAGTCCATATCGATGGGCGATTAGATCACAAATCATACTGTTCGAGCAACGCGGAAACCGACGATGCTAAAGCGGCGGGAGGGAGAGTAGCAGTCTCGGTGGTCGCAGCGGAACATGACATTGTAGCCGTCGTCCCAGGAGCCGCCGCGGTAGACGCGTGCGCCGCCGCTTGTGGGCGGGGTCAGGTCACCGGTCTTGTACTTGGAATAGGCTCCGATATAGTGCCAATCGGCGCACCATTCCCATATATTCCCGCTCATCTGATATAAGCCCCAAGGGCTGCACCCTTCAGGGTATTCCCATACCCCGCATGTCTGTTCAGTACCCCTGGTTTTGCGGTTTCTGCATCTTGCCCCATCCTCCCAATCATCACCCCAAGGATAGATTCTCCCGTCAACGCCCCTCGATCCCTTCTCCCACTCAAGCTCACTCGGCAAGCGCAGTCCAGCCCATGCGCAGTACGCATCGGCCCCAAATGCGCTTATGCGCACTATCGGATGGTCGTCCTTCCCTCCATAGGCCTCATATGAAGTTCCCACTTGCCTCACAAAGCAATGTTTATCAAGTAGTATCCATTTATCCAGATCAATCTGATCCGGACGACGCTCGGATAAAAAGCGCGCATACTGTGCATTCGTTACTGGATGCTGAGCGATATAATACGACGGTAAGATCACAGAGAATTTATCACTACCAGCAAGGAACTCGCCCTCTGGGATTAACACCAGAAGGGAGCCATCTTTTTCATGATTGATGGTTTGAATCTCATTCATGCGTAATCGCTCCCGTTTTCATCAGTGCCAGCAATAGCCCAGTTTGACAAAGGTTGCATTAATCCCATGATTTGGGTGTTGAAAATTAGCGTTAGATGCGTGGTAGAAAGTAGCTTCAAACGTAATTGCCCCGTTAGAACCAGTGGCGTATTCCAAGCCAAGCCCTGCTTGTTCGTTGAAATTGGTTGTTGTAGCCTGCCCCGGCACTTTATCTTGCAAACGCATCACACCTAATCCGATCTTATAGTTCGCCGAAATCCGTCCATGGACGAGGAAATATCTTGTATAGTTCGCTGAAATCGAAAGCATTTTATTGTCGCCAATATTTACTTGGTCTGCAAGAGACAGTTCATATTCGATACTTGTTCTTGGAGAGAGGAATTTTTCATACTCTATGTTGAATAGGTTAAATTCCATAAAAGGAACGTCGGTATCCTCCGGTATTCGGTAGTTTTGGCCAACTCCAAACGATAACCCCCACTCCTCGTCACCCCGAGAGCGATTAAAGAAATCTGATGGAGCACCCCAAACGGATGCCCTCAATACAATTATTATCGATATGATTAAAGTCGTCTTGCCTAGAAGCTTCAATGTCTGCTCTCCCATCTATTACTAGATCATCTCGCAGCACGGGCTTTTTGCCCGTGCTGCATTTGGTGACAAGACTATAGCGCTTGGATTAGGCTATTTAGGGACGTGTAAGCTTCGGCGACGTACTTGGGTAGGTTCTCTGGGTCCTGCACTTCAAGCTCTAGGGCGATAGCGCCTTTGTAGTTGCTCTCGTGAAGGAGTTTAAGAATACCAGGTAGGTCAATTTCGCCCGTGCCGATAGCAACTGACTGAGTGCCGATGTGGTCTTTTAGGTGGACGTTGTAAATCCTTTCGGCATACTTTTTGATGAACGCCATTGTGTCGACCTTGGCCGCATGGAAATGGCCAGTGTCAATTGTGATGCCGATTTGCGGGTTTTTGATTTCAGAGAAGACCGCATCAAAGTCC
Above is a window of bacterium DNA encoding:
- a CDS encoding SUMF1/EgtB/PvdO family nonheme iron enzyme; the encoded protein is MNEIQTINHEKDGSLLVLIPEGEFLAGSDKFSVILPSYYIAQHPVTNAQYARFLSERRPDQIDLDKWILLDKHCFVRQVGTSYEAYGGKDDHPIVRISAFGADAYCAWAGLRLPSELEWEKGSRGVDGRIYPWGDDWEDGARCRNRKTRGTEQTCGVWEYPEGCSPWGLYQMSGNIWEWCADWHYIGAYSKYKTGDLTPPTSGGARVYRGGSWDDGYNVMFRCDHRDCYSPSRRFSIVGFRVARTV
- a CDS encoding acyloxyacyl hydrolase, which translates into the protein MKLLGKTTLIISIIIVLRASVWGAPSDFFNRSRGDEEWGLSFGVGQNYRIPEDTDVPFMEFNLFNIEYEKFLSPRTSIEYELSLADQVNIGDNKMLSISANYTRYFLVHGRISANYKIGLGVMRLQDKVPGQATTTNFNEQAGLGLEYATGSNGAITFEATFYHASNANFQHPNHGINATFVKLGYCWH